The DNA region ATTTTAACTGAAGCATccttttaagaattaaataaagaggggcgcctgggtggcgcagtcggttaagcgtccgacttcagccaggtcacgatctcgcggtccgtgagttcgagccccgcgtcaggctctgggcggatggctcggagcctggagcctgtttcgattctgtgtctccctctctctctgcccctcccccgttcatgctctgtctctctctgtcccaaaaataaataaaaacgttgaaaaaaaaattaaaaaaaaaaagaattaaataaagataaataatttgtAGGCAATTACTCAGTTTTGTGTTTGAGAATATTTACGATCAGTTTTCACTGAAGGGTTTCTCTTTAACTTATAGGTACTGCTACTGATTGACATCCAAGTCTCTTACATCAACACCAACCACGAAGATTTCATTGGATTTGCAAAGTACGTAAAACAGTTGATTGCCACATGCTTTCCTCCTGATGGTTTGTCTAGAATACACATTGTGAGTTTCCTACTACAACCATATCTCTTTTTGAGAGCACATTCTGTGTCAGTATTAACTCTGAGTCAACCACGTAGGAGGTCTGAGCCTCATGGCCATGAGGCCATGTTTTCTCGATAAAGTAGTTGGCTCCTTCATTGTGCAGCATGTGAAGTCATATGTGTCTTAGATATTCATTGTTTTTGGATGGTGATCTGCAGTTTGTACTTGAACTCTCATAGATAAGCAGTAACAGatgcacatttaaaatatgtttgggaACACTTTCTCACATAAATTTGAAACATCAAATGCAATTCACAGGATACAAGCTATTTTATCATCTCTAATTCAGAATACAgaggcctatttttttttaaactctccttTGTAAACTTAGATGGAATCTTTTTAGATGAACATTCTCTTTTCTACAAACTGTGTACACTATATAAACTTGTCTATATATTGCTATTCTATCATACATGTATTCTATTATATTCTAATATTCTATTGCTGTTTTCACAGATACTGTCATGTAGATATCCTTTGTTATTCAGGGTTGGTTATTCATcatgtgacattttcttttttaaactttttttttctcaacgtttatttattttggggacagagagagacagagcatgaacaggggaggggcagagagagagggagacacagaattggaaacaggctccaggctccgagccatcagcccagagcctgacgcggggctcgaactcccggaccgcgagatcgtgacctggctgaagtcggacgcttaaccgactgcgccacccaggcgccccttgtgtgtGACATTTTCAAGACCCTGAATTCACCATTTTTCCTGCCCTTTAGTGGAAcaagtttttctttgcttttaaggaATTTTGATTCTAActctaaaatatatttggggCATGTACAGGGTTCCAACTTCAGGTACATAAAACgtctattttatataaaatataaggcaAAGGGGCCTATGTACTGTTACTTGAACCATATATTTAAGAATAAGGACAAATAAGAAATACAACACAGcagaatgtaaaacaaatttatttaattacaCTGACTTAGAAGCAACGCTATGTAGATTATGTGATGTAAACTAAACATTGGCCTGAGGAATAATTTATAGACATGTTTTAGGGAGCAAAGGCCAAATTATCCAACAGACAATTGTCTCATTCTAAACTTGGCTGTCCTTGTGATGGCTTAACCAAGggtttatgtatattttgcatCCATTGTGTGGTAGATTAGTTTTTCTCAACTATTTTCTGTCCGTGACCTGTGTGTAAAGTTGTTAGAACACAGTGATTAATATGTTCCTTTGGTCAGTTGTCTTTTTAGCCACACTACCAACTCCAGCTTCGAGATAGGTATTTTCTCCACAGGCGCTTCACACAgacctgtttccttcccttttaaccCCTGTGGCTGTCACCATATGTACTGCTCAATTCCTTCTGTGAAATCACTGGTGGGAAGAAATCGAGACTCTGATACGCTTCTCTATCCCTGGACTTGGAGGGGGAACCTGAGAATTTCTGCCCGGTTTCCAGCATAGTCTGTGAACTCCATGTGGCCTGTGCCAAGCTCTACACTAGTTGCTAGGagcaaaatatataagaaaaagaaaaataattttttttttgtttttaggagctTGCCCAATAATTGAAAAGTAGAGAGAAACACATGTAAAAAGTTATGCTGACACATTCTCCACTTACTTCACTTGCTTCTTTGAGGAATCAAAAAGAACAGCAAACCCTTGAGTCATTTGAAATAATGAGAATGCTGcctttaatattgatttttattgGTTACAAATGCCAGTTAGGTTCTTATGAAAATGTAGCAGATGTAGATGTAAACTTGACACCATAACTTAAAAGTGAAAAGGATGTTGCAATGCTGCCCTGTTGTGGTACCTGATTTAAGGAGGAAAcgtaaaaaaaatcataatgagtTTGGAAGGATTCACGTTTTTTTGAACAAGTTTTGTAATCAGTACTATGATTTAAATTTCACCCCTATAGTCTTCTGGAACCATTTCCCCCTAgattactcttttatttatttttaaagataaatggtccagtgtttattttctccagtaaatttcagtattttctaCCTCAGAAGCTGTTCAAATACAGTATTATATGGACTGGATTTTCAAAGGCATGTAGTTTTACAAATGTAAATACTGTCAAATTCAGCCTTTTGATGCAGTCTCTCTGTAATCCAGGTGACTGCCCCACTTTTCCAGCAGTGACATAGACTATGAACATTTatgatggagaaaaaagaagcatTGTTCAAACTGCTTTAGAAACCTAGCAACTTTGCACATTTTTCATCTAATTTAAACTACACATCTAAACTTTCTTTTAAGGGACTGATCTGGGTATCAACAGTCTGGATATTTTTCCCAGGGTTTGTCACTGGTGAGCTTTGGGTTTTGGCAAGTCGTTTAGCCTTTCTGTATCTCAGTTTACTGCTCTATCAAATGGAGTAATAAGTAATCCCTGTCTTGTGTACCTTTGAGGGTTGTTGGAAGATCAGATTATTGAAGTTATATGAAAGTGCTTTTGAAAACTGTGGTGTAGCCTGTAAAAGTgagagttacacacacacacacacacacacacacacacacacacagagtgagggaggagagcaagagagagagagagatacacagaggaATTTGATTActagttgtaccattttactttattatgaaatttatgatGCCTGGAGTATGATTgctactggaattttttttagttGCTGATATTGTCTCCAAATGAGACTCAGAGGTAAATGTTCTTTCCATTTGTATGCTGAGCTGGAGTTTATTTCAGTGTGACATGGGATAATTATGAATATGAAGAAATGTTCATTTCAAAATCACTTAAGAGGTTGTGgtatttttttgtacttttaaaaattaaaaaagtatggTTGTAGCTATAAATTTTAAAGTTGGCAGGAATGCTGTTTCcatcaaagaagaaaagtcaagCCATATTTGAAGACAATTatgtaagtatttttaagttaCAAAGATAGAAAATTAAGGTCTGGAGTTgaggaaaaataagcatttatttcatGAGATTTTTAGAGAGTTGCCAAAAGAGGGGGGCACCTCTCAGATTTATAGGATGGTGATAGACAtagcattttacacacacacacatatactttttttcaactgggatgactgttgttctaaaaattaaaaaaaaaccaaattgttAAAACTAGATTAACAGAATATTAGTTCTCAGAGTAGCATTCAGAACATCTCAAACTTCTCCCTTCTGCTATAGACCTTATTCTGCTCTGCTGAATGTGTGGAACTTTTTTTTCATCTCCCAGCTATTTGTTAAACGTGGACCGTAAAATATGTACCATGTGTAATGTGTCCAAGTAAGCACTGCTGTAGGCTTGCTTTGGAATTTCCTGATTTCTGAAAGCTTGATCTTTCAACTGTAATATAGTTTCTGAACCTAAAAGTCCTATATTTCAGGAGAAAATGTCAACTTTCCTCATGACTTAAAGATTTTAACTTATCATTCTTCTCTGTtggaaaaaaaaccaaccctacattctgtttttttttttttttacacaatacTAGTTCTTGTTATTTAAGAAAGCAAAAGCTAGTCCAGTTGTTCTTTTATTCActtcttctcattttctgttaTCCTGCTATATTTGAGTAGAAAAGCAAACGTGTTAGCAGAATGCCTTGGGAAGTGAACTTTCACGTTCTTGTGTTCTTCTTCGTTTGTTCTATGGGCACAATTTGCCTTTCTGAGTTACTGAGACTTATGAAGTTCAGTGGTTTAAGAGAAAAATGGGCTCCAGATACAGACCGTTAGAGTAATATCTCTATGCCACCAGCAGCAGCCCAAGGTTTGTTTTTCAATCTGCTGGGTGGGTAGATCTCAACACCTGTTTTTTCATGGTTGAAATGATATAGTGTGCAGATTTCAGTTCTTGTTACATGAGTACCATGAAAATTCTGTTGGTTGTAATattcattttatctctttcttgaTCCTCTGGAATGTCTCTGTTGCCATTTTCCTGAAGGTGGTATATGGGAACCTTGGCATCAAATTCCAGAGCAATctgggtttttccttttttgttctttttttcccctccaacaCATAACTGCATTCTATCATAATAGGGTTTCTAGTTCCTATTCTTACATGAGAATGTTCTCTCGCTTGTGGAATCAAAATTTAGGTATTGTAGCAAGATTGTTCTTTTGATTCTTATGCAAATTCAGGAATTGCTTGCTTACTGGGACTAGTACCAGGTAGAAATACAGGGTTGAACAACTCATAAGGGCATCATTAGTATCACCAATTCAAATAAGTTATGAATTCTGTTTCAAggaccattttaaaaataagcagactTCAACTTTGCTCTTTCATTCTCAAATCTGTTATGTTGAACTTTATCTTCATCCTTAAAATGGAtcttaagaggggcgcctgggtggcgcagtcggttaagtgtccgacttcagccaggtcatgatctcgcggtccgtgagttcgagccccgcgtcaggctctgggctgatggctcggagcctggagcctgtttccgattctgtgtctccctctctctctgcccctcccccattcatgctctgtctctctctgtcccaaaaataaataaacgttgaaaaaaaattaaaaaaaaaatggatcttaAGAAGTGAGTCATCCTTCTTTGATAAGCCCCCAGGTTCTGGAGGGTGTTCTTGCATAATATTTAGCTTGTGATGACTTCACTAAATACCCTGCAGGGGGAATTGACATCATgtagttttcttctccttttggctTCAATCTGATTGGATGGAGCCAGGCTGGCATGTGATAAGCTGCACTCTTGGGACTCTCAGCAAGTGTTCATAATCTTCTTGGGATAATGTAAAAGAACATTCTGAAAGAGCTTCTTAACTCCAGAGTGAtgttgtccaatagaactttctgaaCGGGTGGAAATACTTTAtaatctgtgctgtccaatacagtagccaccagGCACGTGTATCTATTGCATAGCTTAAATGTGGCtcacaaaacagaagaaataaaacaaaatgaaaattaaattaaattttaattaattaaagttttgatttatatAGCCACATTTGGCTACCAGCAACTGTATTGGATAGTATAGTCCTAGAGTATGGTGAATCCAACTGATTGCTCTGAGTCCTTCATCAGTGAGCCATACTTTTTTGGTGGTGGGTTGGTGGTGGTACAGTGGTAGCTactggaagagaagaaggagataaCTTTGTTAGCTGCTGCTAAGCAAATCCGAAGTTTTAGGAGTATGCAGTCAACTCTTTGAATGCTCTGTCACCAGAGTGTAAAGGATGGGCCTTTCCCTTAAACTGCTTTAGTCCATATGTTGCCATTTTACTAGTATTTTTTCTATCATCATTACTACTAAAGTTTCATCTAATTCCAAGTCTCCTCTACAATCTAAGCATAGTGGTGCAGGGAGAGGCATACCCTAACATTTGCCATGGAATCTGTGTCTCTGAGGGACTCCATTTCCTTGATTCACTTGAACCCTCTATGGATTGACTTAGAGTCAATCTTTGACTGCGactccccttttttctttctcacttctttttcacttttcagcCTACTGCAGTCCTGTTTCTACCACACTACTCTACTGAGACTGCTTTTGGCTGAGACAAACAGTTAATCCAATAGAAAATTCTGAGTCATTTTACACCTTAACCATTTCTTGTTGAGGTCTGTCCCTTTGCTTCAGTACCCCTCCACTGGCTCCTGGTTTCCCTTTCTGTTCTAGCCACtccttctcagttttattttggaGCTCTTTATCCTCTGATCATGgcttaaaaactgttttttttttatcactattttttaatagatCTTCTTTTCTCACTGCACCATCCCTGACCGATACCTCCCACTACAATGGTTTCATTTACCACCTTTTTCTGATGATTCTAAATCTAGAACTGTGTTCCAGAGCTTTTTCCTGGACTGTGTACCATATTCTACTACATACTAGGCATCTTTACTTGTATAGCCTATGGAAACCTCAACCAAATATTCCTAAATTAAACTCATCATGTGATCTTAGAATTTACTCCTCCTccattgttctttctctctgtggatGGTACCTCCCAGTTGTTCAAACCAGAAACCTGAGCATCTCTCTACTCCTTCTTCTCATCTTTGTTTCCCACCATCTTTACCAAGTCCATTTGATTCTGCCTCTGTAATAGCTtttgaatttgtctatttcttcctgtcaTCATCACTAATGTACTAAAGTTAGCCTTCTCTTGCCTGGGTTACTACAACAGTCTCCCTGCCTCTCGTCTTGTTCATTATCATTCTTTCTGGGTCGCCCTGTTATTTTCAGAATAGAGTCTAAATTCATTAGTTTGGTTTCCAAGGTCCTGTAGAATCTATCTTCTGATTACCTCTTGAGCCTATTCTATTGTCACTATTTCTCTCTATCCTATTCCCTAGCTCTGTGCTCTAGCCAGACTGACCACTGTGTACTGTACTCTTGCTGCAGCACATGTCTGTGGCACACtttgtcaaattatttaaattccctGTTGCAGAAAACCATTAATAATCTAGTTAAAAATAACCTTGGTATCAAACTatgatttcataaatatttcataagaaaCCACTCTAAACACTGGGCTAGGTAATGTCAGTGGTGAGAGAGGTAAAGATACTAAGATCTATGCAACACACCATCAGCCATCAAGGAGCATAAGTTGTTGGAGGGGAGTTAGAGACCTTCCTATAATGAAGTCCTGTTTATATAATTCAGGCACAGACCAAGAGCTTTCGGAGTTCCTGGGGAAGAAAGATAACTGGAACCTTCTAAGAAGGCATAATCCAGAAATGGTACCTGATTGACTTTGAAGGTTGGGCAGGACTCCAGCAGTCAGAGGGAGGGGGTTGAAGCGGGCTGTTTCCTGTCTTCCTTGCTTAAGAGTCAATACTACCCATTTCAGGGAGGTAATTTTTACTAAATCACTGCTTTGATCATGCCATTTGCTGGCTCTGAAACTTTGAATATTTTTGCTGCCTCTAAGGTAGTGGCCAAATTCTTCATAATTGGCCTCAACATACAGTTATTGTACTAGATGGCTTTTAAGGTCATTTTACAAACCTGAGTCTATGATTATATAATTCCACCATAATAGTTTTACTTTCCACAACTTCCCTACATGCCTCATTTTTCTACCTCCTGGCTTTGCTAATACTACTCCATTCTCTTGGAATGCATTTGGTTGTCTTCCTTTATTACAGCTTAAcctcttttcaagttttctgtgaAAATCTTAAGTCACATTAGaccaaaataatctttcttttctttgaacatTTGGAGCAATTACTATGCATAGGACTTATTTGGAAAATGGTCACACGCCCCCTTGGCActctcttttattatttgaatcttttattgtatgtgtatgtgtatagaaaTGAATATGCAGAATAAATTTTGAGCTAAAAGGtaatatgggtttttttctttcagtgaattTCATTGTActcttatttttacaaaaaaattttttttcgaaatacagatatatttatttataaatattaggtACACAGTTTATAAAAGACTCAAAATCCTCTCTAGGACACAAAACTATTATAGAACAAAGATAGGTGCTATTGTACAAACGGAATGAGTGAACATAAGACTATGTGATTCTTAAGCACATTTATATTACACACAGTTTTAAAACTAACATATCTTTGAAGCTGTAGAATTGGTAGGCGATGTATTTAAGAATTAGTTCAGAGacttataaaacaattttattggtGATACTTATGTGTGGGGAGAAGAAACTGTTTATCGCATATAACTATCACGTTTCAAGGGACATGACTTAACAGGAAAGTTTTTATAAGAaactattattttagaaattctacCTACATTAGAATAACATTATATATTCCTGCTCTAATTCCAACTATATcaagtgaaatgataaaatttaaaattgtagcATTTTAGATAGTCAAGTTACAAaaggaactaaagaaagaaaCTCAGATTGAAAGTTTCAAATACCCACTGAGTTCGAcaccttttctttcttagtaCAAAGTATCTGCTCTTAGACATGGGGTATTCAGTTAATTACCCTTCCTGGTGACCTCagctacaataaaaaagaaagaagccaacaGAGACCACAGACTCAATAGCACTGATGGAAAGCGATAGTGAAGAGCCAAAGCACAACAGACCACAGCAGTCTGGGTAACAACAACTGGGTGGAAAAGCAAGCTAAATCTTCCATGTCTTCACATTTGAAGGGAGTCACTCTACACATTACAATTACTGACTTTTCGACTGATCTATAGAATCAAGGAAAGGCAATGAAAAGTCAGCATTCTGTTTAAAGGCTGGCATGTATATTATACATTTCAAGAACAAGCCTATGCAAATATATCAATTTTATCTAGAACACCTTTTCTGATGATGCAGCATTACTGTACTTATATTTAATGACTAAAAATTTATCTCTAACTTAAGACGATTAAAAGTGAACAAGTCAACATTATGATGAAACCTGTTTATAGCCAAGGAATATAGTAAACTACTTGACAAATTTACCATCTTAGAAACTCCCTCTGCTAAGATCGAAAAGGTAGGATTAGCTCTCTGCTGCCCAGAAGGCAATACCTGCTATAAGGTATTGAACATCAGTAAGAGAGCTTACTGCCATGAATACTTAGGTACTTGGCCCACTCCTAAGAGACACACAAAGCcacaacaagcaaacaaaataccCCAGGAACAATAAAAACCCCATTTCTCATCatcactttatttctcttctgctgttccaggctctgagaacaTCGGGCATAGTGCTGAATTGGGACGGCATACGAAAGCATCGGTTTCACCTCCCAACTCTGTTAATTGTTCCAATGAAGACACACAAGGATAATGGTCTTTTAACATATCTGGCAATTTAGAAGTCTTCTCTTGAATACGTCGAGAATGTCTCACTGGTGTTAGAAACTTTAGCTCTTTAAATGTAGAATCTGTATTGTCAAACTGTATCTTCTTTTTTACACTTTGTAGGTATGGTGTAGTAGacacattatatttaattaagcAACTCCCCCTGGTTTCTGTACTGGGGGTTTTAACATCATTGGTTGAATCGTTTATTTTGTCATCTTGCTCTTTCTCATCATCCTGGAATACCacatttctagttttcttttccatttctggttTTCCTGACTCTAGATTAACCCCTCTATCTTCGGTGCTGACTTCATGGATGTATTCCTTGGTTGCACAAACCTCCTCaacattttctccatatttaactttttcttgaCTCTTCATTGTCAGAATATCTGCTCTGGTATGTCGCATCTCTTCAATAGGCTGAGCGCCCGCCAGAATGGCTTTCTCATAGATTGTGATAATGTTTTCAATAGGACTTGTGAATGGTTCAATACGTGCAAGGCATATCCAATATTTAACAAGCTTTTTGGCATCCGGAATATTTTTAATCAGGTCATTCAGTATGaccaatatttcttcttttgggcATCCCTCACTAATCAGGTTTAGGCATTCAGAAAATGTCTTGTTCACTTTTTCGGTAAATAATCTTTGTTCATCTTCTTCTACCATGGTAGTCCAAAAGGACCCAACTGGGTTTTCGTGTTGCCCTTCAGGCTCCGGCTGGGTAACTCCTGAGCTAGGAGGCCTTTTCAGGACTTTCCTTTTGCCAGCTTTCTACTCACTCAGACgagcttttctctcttctgctgttTCTTTGGGCTGAGCTGATCTATCAATAGTTGCTTTTGCTATTGTATGCCTGCGAGGGTCAACGTTTTTCGACTTTTCTATCAGTTTGGTGTTAGAAGATGAAACAGGCCTGGCTACGATTTCAGACTTCACGCTTCTTGTtagtgtcttctttctttctatatcctGAGAACCGGTTTTGGCACTAGATGAAACTGTGTTTAATTGCACTAACTCTTTCTCGCGAGGTCCTTTCCGAATCGTAACATTGGCCGAGCTTCTACCGATGCCTGGTCTCACAGCGTCCTGAGCATTGTCGCGGTGACTTCTAATAGGAGGTCGCAGAAGCTGTCTGTTCTGAATTGTAGTGCTCACAAGTTTAGTGGTAGTCGTCACGTTAGAGGCTCTATCGCTTTTCGCTGTCACACTGCTGCTGTTTGTGCGCAGAGGCTCTGT from Lynx canadensis isolate LIC74 chromosome F1, mLynCan4.pri.v2, whole genome shotgun sequence includes:
- the LOC115504989 gene encoding LOW QUALITY PROTEIN: cytoskeleton-associated protein 2-like (The sequence of the model RefSeq protein was modified relative to this genomic sequence to represent the inferred CDS: deleted 1 base in 1 codon; substituted 1 base at 1 genomic stop codon) — encoded protein: MSTPAVPRELQLPPSQRAQPEFREQRRQKLKEHMLKRKTFFAYKEENHISSRDQKVMTSEGQVHEETKVLKFKRKMAGKENVSRPPGSKNNITMEKNCIPLRPSNELTNSTIAIDTPNSEDNNQTGQLVPIKGDPPGQHMILSQVFHLKNNNKKKQIMTEKPKQDANMSKKLVRGSYHGQIVQSKINSFRKPLQIRDESSAAIKKLSTTVPKATEPLRTNSSSVTAKSDRASNVTTTTKLVSTTIQNRQLLRPPIRSHRDNAQDAVRPGIGRSSANVTIRKGPREKELVQLNTVSSSAKTGSQDIERKKTLTRSVKSEIVARPVSSSNTKLIEKSKNVDPRRHTIAKATIDRSAQPKETAEERKARLSEXKAGKRKVLKRPPSSGVTQPEPEGQHENPVGSFWTTMVEEDEQRLFTEKVNKTFSECLNLISEGCPKEEILVILNDLIKNIPDAKKLVKYWICLARIEPFTSPIENIITIYEKAILAGAQPIEEMRHTRADILTMKSQEKVKYGENVEEVCATKEYIHEVSTEDRGVNLESGKPEMEKKTRNVVFQDDEKEQDDKINDSTNDVKTPSTETRGSCLIKYNVSTTPYLQSVKKKIQFDNTDSTFKELKFLTPVRHSRRIQEKTSKLPDMLKDHYPCVSSLEQLTELGGETDAFVCRPNSALCPMFSEPGTAEEK